Proteins found in one Planctomycetes bacterium MalM25 genomic segment:
- the tvaII gene encoding Neopullulanase 2, with amino-acid sequence MGGNHQGVLRSGQAIGLALACALPALASDMASVPDWAAEAVWYQVFPERFANGDTGNDPTRDSLEFPKRVPENWSVRPWTSAWYERSEWERRLGDDFYGNGVYDRRYGGDLQGVIDRLDYLERLGIDAIYFNPLFHAASLHKYDGSSFHHIDPHFGPDPAGDLAKVEGETEDPTTWSWTEADKLFLQLIEECHRRGIRVVIDGVFNHTGRGFFAFRDLTEHQKDSRYHDWYVVRSFDKPDTRHDDFRYEGWWGAVTLPIFADNAAGDDLAEGPKQYVHAITRRWMDPNGDGDPADGVDGWRLDVATEVPVGFWNEWNALVRELNPEAYTVAEDWNDSAAFLASGGFSATMNYHGFSRPVKGFVIDGALRASEFARVLIDRMLAYPENQRHALLNLIDSHDTERVASMVVNATRRLPYEDPKTFDYDGRRGSARGDRHYRLRKPNQREQRLQRIVAVLQATCVGAPMIYYGSEAGMWGADDPDDRKPMIWPDLEYAPETAGPDGRVDRHDVVTFDHGLHSFYRGIVMLRHYFPPLQRGGFEVLRTDDAAGGLVFRRRDSEGSVYVAVNRGDGPWATELELGAGVKLREVFTASGEPHRVRVDPIKGGTRITLPQREAVVFLPASK; translated from the coding sequence ATGGGTGGGAATCACCAGGGAGTATTGCGTAGCGGCCAGGCGATCGGGCTTGCGCTGGCCTGTGCCCTGCCGGCCCTGGCTTCGGACATGGCGAGCGTCCCCGATTGGGCCGCTGAGGCCGTCTGGTACCAAGTCTTCCCCGAACGCTTCGCCAACGGCGACACGGGCAACGACCCGACGCGTGACTCGCTCGAGTTCCCCAAGCGAGTCCCCGAGAACTGGAGCGTCCGTCCCTGGACCTCCGCCTGGTACGAGCGTTCCGAGTGGGAACGCCGCCTGGGCGACGACTTCTATGGCAACGGCGTTTACGACCGGCGATACGGGGGCGACCTGCAGGGCGTGATCGATCGGCTCGACTACTTGGAGCGGTTGGGGATCGACGCGATCTACTTCAACCCGCTTTTCCACGCCGCCTCGCTGCACAAGTACGACGGCTCGTCGTTCCACCACATCGACCCCCATTTCGGCCCCGACCCGGCGGGCGATCTCGCCAAGGTCGAAGGGGAGACCGAAGACCCGACTACTTGGTCGTGGACCGAAGCCGACAAGCTCTTCCTCCAGCTCATCGAGGAGTGCCACCGCCGCGGGATCCGCGTCGTCATCGACGGGGTGTTCAACCACACGGGGCGTGGCTTCTTCGCGTTCCGTGATCTGACGGAGCATCAGAAAGACTCACGCTACCACGATTGGTACGTCGTCCGTTCGTTCGACAAGCCGGACACGCGCCACGACGATTTCCGCTACGAAGGCTGGTGGGGGGCGGTCACCCTGCCGATCTTCGCCGACAACGCCGCCGGTGACGACCTGGCCGAAGGACCCAAGCAGTACGTCCACGCGATCACCCGCCGGTGGATGGACCCCAACGGCGACGGCGACCCGGCGGACGGCGTCGATGGCTGGCGTCTCGACGTGGCGACCGAGGTGCCCGTCGGGTTCTGGAACGAGTGGAACGCGTTGGTGCGCGAGCTGAACCCGGAGGCTTACACCGTCGCCGAAGACTGGAACGACTCGGCGGCGTTCCTCGCTTCGGGCGGTTTCTCGGCCACGATGAACTACCACGGGTTCTCCCGGCCGGTAAAGGGCTTCGTCATCGACGGCGCCCTGCGGGCGAGCGAGTTTGCGCGGGTGCTCATCGACCGGATGCTCGCCTACCCGGAGAACCAGCGGCACGCGTTGTTGAACCTGATCGACTCGCACGACACGGAGCGTGTCGCCTCGATGGTGGTGAACGCGACCCGCCGGTTGCCCTACGAGGATCCCAAGACGTTCGATTACGACGGCCGGCGCGGTTCCGCGCGCGGCGACCGGCACTACCGCCTGCGGAAGCCGAACCAACGCGAGCAACGGCTGCAGCGGATCGTCGCGGTGCTGCAAGCGACCTGTGTGGGCGCTCCGATGATCTACTACGGCTCCGAAGCCGGTATGTGGGGCGCCGACGACCCGGACGACCGCAAGCCGATGATCTGGCCCGACCTCGAGTACGCCCCAGAAACCGCGGGCCCCGACGGCCGCGTCGATCGGCACGACGTGGTCACCTTCGACCACGGCCTGCACTCCTTCTATCGGGGTATCGTCATGCTACGGCACTACTTCCCGCCGTTGCAGCGTGGCGGTTTCGAGGTCTTGCGCACCGACGACGCGGCGGGAGGCCTCGTCTTTCGGCGGCGCGACTCGGAGGGCTCCGTTTACGTCGCCGTAAACCGGGGCGACGGCCCATGGGCGACCGAGCTGGAGCTCGGCGCGGGCGTCAAGCTACGCGAGGTGTTCACCGCCTCGGGAGAACCGCACCGGGTCCGTGTCGATCCGATCAAAGGAGGCACCCGCATCACGCTTCCTCAGAGGGAAGCGGTGGTCTTCCTGCCGGCGAGTAAATAA
- the comM gene encoding Competence protein ComM, whose amino-acid sequence MLAKLRTYSLLGIDAVPVEAEVDVSPGAMPKTLLVGLPEAAVREATHRSERAIVNSGFIRPRDLIVINLAPAELPKQAASFDLPIALGVLAGSGQLSSGPKTKGESDLDAASERFRRYAVVGELALDGATRPVKGALSMAMAAAAQPGVEGLVLPRENAREAAVVEGIDVIAVDSLAQAAAFFTGQIDLDPQPCLVSDLVADGARYEIDFADVRGQEMAKRAMTIAAAGGHNLLMVGPPGSGKTMLAKRAPTILPGLSCDESVETTRVYSAMGRLAAGESLLARRPFRSPHHTISNAGLVGGGSTPAPGEISLAHHGILFLDELAEFNRQTLEVLRQPLEDGEVTISRALATTTFPADFMLIASLNPCPCGFRNDPRRECHCGVNQVERYMAKISGPLLDRIDLQIEVPAVAYDELRSPRPGTDSQSMRQRVTEARQRQAERLDGGVRGRLNAQLSSRQVRANCRLDEAGAGLLKQSVEQLGLSARAHDKVLRVARTIADLAGEADIRPEHVSEAVNYRLLDRKLWA is encoded by the coding sequence ATGCTTGCCAAGCTTAGGACTTATAGCTTACTGGGGATCGACGCGGTCCCCGTCGAAGCCGAAGTGGACGTTTCGCCCGGCGCCATGCCGAAGACGCTGCTGGTCGGCCTCCCCGAGGCGGCCGTCCGCGAGGCGACGCACCGCAGCGAGCGGGCGATTGTGAACAGCGGCTTCATCCGCCCCCGCGACCTGATCGTCATCAATCTGGCCCCCGCCGAGCTGCCGAAGCAGGCCGCCTCGTTCGACCTGCCGATCGCCCTGGGGGTGTTGGCCGGGTCGGGGCAGTTGAGCTCGGGACCCAAGACGAAGGGCGAGTCCGACCTCGACGCCGCCAGCGAGCGCTTCCGCCGCTACGCCGTGGTGGGCGAGCTGGCGCTCGACGGTGCGACGCGACCCGTTAAGGGGGCGTTGTCGATGGCGATGGCCGCCGCCGCCCAGCCGGGCGTGGAGGGGCTGGTCCTGCCGCGTGAGAACGCCCGCGAGGCGGCGGTCGTTGAGGGGATCGACGTGATCGCTGTCGACAGCCTGGCGCAGGCGGCCGCCTTCTTCACCGGGCAGATCGACCTCGATCCGCAGCCTTGCTTGGTCTCGGACTTGGTGGCCGACGGGGCGCGGTACGAGATCGACTTCGCCGATGTCCGCGGCCAAGAGATGGCCAAGCGCGCGATGACCATCGCCGCCGCGGGGGGGCACAACCTGCTGATGGTCGGTCCGCCCGGCAGCGGCAAGACGATGCTCGCGAAGCGGGCGCCCACGATCCTTCCCGGGCTCTCCTGCGATGAGTCGGTCGAGACGACCCGGGTCTACAGCGCGATGGGCCGTCTCGCGGCGGGCGAGAGCCTGCTCGCACGCCGCCCCTTCCGGTCGCCCCACCACACGATCAGCAACGCGGGGCTTGTGGGGGGCGGTTCGACCCCGGCGCCGGGCGAGATCAGCCTCGCCCATCACGGCATCCTGTTCCTGGACGAACTGGCCGAGTTCAACCGCCAAACGCTCGAGGTGCTCCGCCAGCCGTTGGAGGACGGTGAGGTCACCATCAGCCGCGCCCTGGCGACGACGACCTTCCCCGCCGATTTTATGCTGATCGCCTCGCTCAACCCGTGCCCGTGCGGTTTCCGCAACGATCCGCGGCGTGAGTGTCATTGTGGCGTGAACCAGGTCGAGCGGTACATGGCGAAGATCAGCGGGCCGCTGCTCGATCGGATCGACCTTCAGATCGAGGTCCCCGCGGTCGCTTACGACGAACTCCGCAGCCCTCGACCCGGCACCGACAGCCAATCGATGCGTCAACGCGTCACCGAGGCGAGGCAGAGGCAGGCGGAGCGGCTGGACGGGGGCGTTCGGGGACGGCTCAACGCGCAGCTCAGCTCGCGACAAGTGCGGGCCAACTGCCGCCTCGACGAGGCGGGCGCGGGGCTGCTCAAGCAGAGCGTCGAGCAGCTCGGTCTCTCCGCCCGGGCCCACGACAAGGTGCTTCGCGTCGCGCGGACGATCGCCGACCTCGCGGGAGAGGCCGACATCCGCCCTGAGCACGTGAGCGAAGCGGTCAACTACCGCTTGCTCGATCGCAAGCTCTGGGCGTGA
- the yegT_1 gene encoding Putative nucleoside transporter YegT, which produces MPTPPPTDATPRSSGAMLARLSVMMLLQYWPLGLWFVTVKTFIAANTEQEGEALFSAGFIGYSGMAAAFGSLVAPTLMGWIADRFFSAEKLVALLNLAAALALTGMYHAGSQTTFFLCLILYFQAFCPSVSLTNTIAFSKLSDRDREFPVVRLYGTVAWIAAGVFVGVICRWWFGENIEPTRTPMTIAIGSHLAMALYSLTLPRTEPQRVPVPGKGSGWALLRDPVLAMFLLVSLLAATGSQAYDLNNVYLNQRGYEGAAATLTLGQLTEVACLAAMPWLHRRWRLKTLFLVGVLCWSFRYLLLAMSSVGEPTGLSAAMIYSAILVHGPAYVFVYLAGQMYVDRLTDPANRGVAQGFHALATVGLGHVIGSGMTGWSQATFLTPAGVSPPPYDWTPYWMIPVATTLGTAILFAFAFSGGPKPGASDTDPADDSAA; this is translated from the coding sequence ATGCCCACCCCCCCCCCGACCGACGCGACACCGCGGTCGTCGGGAGCCATGTTGGCCCGGCTGTCGGTCATGATGCTCCTGCAGTACTGGCCGCTCGGGCTCTGGTTCGTCACCGTCAAGACGTTCATCGCCGCCAACACCGAGCAGGAGGGCGAGGCCCTCTTCTCGGCCGGCTTCATCGGCTACAGCGGCATGGCGGCCGCGTTCGGAAGCCTCGTGGCGCCAACCCTCATGGGCTGGATCGCCGACCGCTTCTTCTCCGCCGAGAAACTGGTCGCGTTGCTCAACCTGGCTGCGGCGTTGGCCCTGACGGGGATGTACCACGCGGGCTCACAAACCACGTTCTTTCTTTGCCTGATCCTGTATTTCCAGGCTTTCTGCCCGAGCGTCTCGCTCACCAACACGATCGCTTTCAGCAAACTATCCGATCGCGACCGTGAGTTCCCGGTGGTCCGCCTCTACGGCACCGTCGCCTGGATCGCGGCGGGGGTGTTCGTTGGAGTGATCTGCCGGTGGTGGTTCGGCGAGAACATCGAGCCGACCCGCACCCCGATGACCATCGCCATCGGCTCGCACCTAGCGATGGCCCTCTACAGCCTGACCCTGCCCCGCACCGAGCCCCAACGAGTTCCGGTGCCCGGCAAGGGGAGCGGCTGGGCATTGCTCCGCGACCCGGTGCTGGCGATGTTCCTGCTGGTGTCGCTGCTGGCGGCGACCGGATCTCAGGCGTACGACCTGAACAACGTCTACCTGAACCAACGCGGCTACGAGGGCGCGGCGGCGACGCTGACGCTCGGCCAACTTACGGAAGTCGCGTGCCTCGCCGCGATGCCGTGGCTCCACCGCCGCTGGCGGTTGAAGACGCTCTTCTTGGTGGGCGTGCTCTGCTGGTCGTTCCGCTACCTCTTGCTGGCGATGAGCTCGGTGGGCGAGCCGACCGGGCTGTCGGCCGCGATGATTTACAGCGCGATCTTGGTGCACGGGCCGGCTTACGTATTTGTCTATCTGGCCGGGCAGATGTACGTCGATCGGCTCACCGACCCGGCGAACCGTGGCGTGGCCCAGGGCTTCCACGCCCTCGCGACGGTCGGACTGGGGCACGTGATCGGTTCGGGGATGACCGGCTGGTCGCAAGCCACGTTCCTCACGCCCGCGGGGGTGAGCCCGCCACCTTACGACTGGACTCCCTACTGGATGATCCCGGTGGCGACCACGCTGGGGACCGCGATCCTCTTCGCGTTCGCCTTCTCCGGAGGCCCCAAGCCGGGAGCCTCCGACACCGATCCGGCGGACGACTCGGCAGCGTGA
- a CDS encoding EF hand produces the protein MRHLTPILILTVALSLVLAETASAKPGEGQRGRRGANAGERGGPRGGGPRGGGPLLGAIDQDRDGDLSASEIAQASANLAKLDTDGDGVVTRRELGRAGGGDQARGPRGERRQGKQAGAREKGAKAGPGQGKGKQGRNPEAMLKRADADGDGAISKSEAPERMLQNWDRVDGNGDGKIDQAEQAKMVERMQARMQGGGRRAKN, from the coding sequence ATGAGACACCTCACTCCGATCCTGATTCTGACGGTCGCCTTGAGCCTGGTGCTGGCGGAGACCGCCTCCGCCAAGCCGGGCGAGGGTCAACGCGGCCGACGCGGCGCCAACGCTGGCGAGCGAGGTGGACCGCGTGGGGGTGGGCCACGCGGGGGTGGACCCCTTCTCGGCGCGATCGACCAAGACCGCGATGGCGACCTGTCCGCCTCGGAGATCGCGCAAGCCTCGGCGAACCTCGCGAAGCTCGACACCGACGGAGACGGCGTCGTCACACGCCGCGAGTTGGGGCGTGCCGGCGGTGGGGACCAAGCCCGCGGACCCCGCGGCGAACGGCGCCAGGGCAAGCAGGCGGGGGCTCGTGAAAAGGGCGCAAAAGCCGGCCCAGGCCAGGGGAAGGGGAAGCAAGGCAGGAACCCAGAGGCGATGCTCAAGCGGGCCGACGCCGACGGCGACGGAGCCATCTCCAAGTCGGAGGCGCCCGAGCGGATGCTCCAGAACTGGGACCGCGTCGATGGCAACGGCGATGGGAAGATCGACCAAGCCGAGCAAGCCAAGATGGTCGAGCGGATGCAAGCTCGAATGCAGGGCGGAGGACGCCGGGCCAAGAATTGA